Proteins from a genomic interval of Rubinisphaera italica:
- a CDS encoding ABC transporter permease, giving the protein MNGSSTLDDPSEMTYFGRRSVWQSINPREIWRYRNLIWQFALRDLKVRYRQTVIGALWAIIQPVVTMLVFGLLFSSLDGKPTRSGVPYAITSLSGLIPWQFFGASVIAATQSISSNAQLVQKVYFPKILLPLSALLPPLVDMGIASCVLVCLMFWFSVIPSLAVITMPIILLALFLTTLACSFWLSSINAIYRDVQYVVPFIISIGLLISPVTYELPAVAERMSPAIKFIYCLNPFANLLMATRWAILGTPFPDILPMLASFLLMGGIFVGGVIYFGKTERIFADRV; this is encoded by the coding sequence TTGAATGGATCATCAACTCTGGATGATCCCTCTGAGATGACTTACTTTGGTCGTCGTTCAGTCTGGCAAAGTATTAATCCACGAGAAATTTGGCGGTATCGAAATCTCATCTGGCAATTTGCTCTCAGAGATTTAAAAGTTCGGTATCGGCAAACCGTAATTGGAGCCTTGTGGGCAATTATCCAGCCTGTTGTCACAATGCTTGTCTTTGGTTTGTTATTTTCCTCATTGGATGGGAAACCGACACGCAGTGGAGTGCCCTATGCGATAACCAGCTTATCCGGCTTAATCCCCTGGCAGTTCTTTGGTGCATCCGTGATCGCAGCCACGCAATCGATCTCCAGCAATGCACAGCTTGTACAAAAAGTCTATTTCCCCAAAATTTTGCTTCCTCTGTCAGCTCTACTCCCACCGCTGGTCGACATGGGAATTGCTTCCTGCGTACTGGTCTGTCTGATGTTTTGGTTCAGTGTCATCCCTAGCCTGGCGGTCATTACGATGCCAATAATTCTGCTGGCTCTCTTTTTGACAACGCTCGCATGTTCTTTTTGGCTTTCTTCCATCAATGCAATCTATCGGGACGTACAATACGTTGTTCCATTCATAATTAGCATTGGACTTTTGATCAGTCCTGTGACTTATGAATTGCCAGCTGTTGCCGAAAGAATGTCTCCTGCGATAAAATTCATCTATTGTTTGAATCCGTTTGCTAACCTGCTGATGGCGACCCGCTGGGCGATACTGGGAACACCATTTCCGGACATCCTTCCGATGCTGGCTTCATTCTTGCTTATGGGGGGGATATTTGTTGGAGGAGTCATATATTTCGGAAAAACGGAACGAATTTTTGCCGATCGCGTATAA
- a CDS encoding ABC transporter ATP-binding protein: MINKSKPIPQNAASSENEFWALRDINFEVKEGDVVGIIGRNGAGKSTLLKILSRITEPTEGRFGVRGRISSLLEVGTGFHPELTGRENIYLSGSVLGMTRSEIKSHFDEIVDFSGVEKFLDTPVKRYSSGMQVRLGFAVAAHLKSEILIIDEVLAVGDIEFQRKCMGKMSDVAHGGRTILFVSHNMAAISRLCNKAILIEEGDMVLSDTTENAIKCYLNVNEEASSNELIWDKGGNYPGNDDVQITKFGISNTGMSSNQISIDFPVQFSINYRLNHSGMRLSSGIVLSNMNGEIVLTSANRHSASIAEDKYFNIPLETGDYKATCNIPANLLNANQYYAIARIYQDISNVIAETPPISFKVTDSGSMRKEFLGEWAGIIRPRLDWKTRVVC, encoded by the coding sequence ATGATCAATAAATCTAAGCCAATTCCTCAAAATGCAGCTTCGTCCGAGAATGAATTCTGGGCCTTAAGAGACATCAATTTCGAAGTCAAGGAAGGCGATGTCGTCGGCATTATTGGACGAAACGGAGCCGGCAAAAGCACTCTGCTGAAGATCCTCTCGCGAATCACCGAGCCAACCGAAGGCCGATTTGGAGTCCGAGGACGAATCTCATCCCTGCTCGAAGTTGGCACAGGCTTCCATCCCGAATTAACAGGTCGTGAAAACATCTATCTGAGTGGTTCGGTACTTGGAATGACCCGCTCGGAAATCAAAAGCCATTTCGACGAAATCGTCGATTTCTCCGGCGTCGAAAAATTTCTGGACACGCCGGTCAAACGCTACTCCAGCGGCATGCAAGTTCGGCTCGGCTTTGCAGTTGCTGCTCATTTGAAATCGGAAATTTTAATTATCGACGAAGTGTTGGCTGTTGGTGACATCGAATTCCAGAGAAAATGTATGGGAAAAATGAGCGATGTGGCCCATGGGGGACGAACTATTTTATTCGTTAGCCACAATATGGCAGCGATCAGTCGATTATGCAATAAGGCAATTTTGATTGAAGAAGGGGACATGGTACTAAGTGATACCACCGAGAACGCGATCAAGTGTTACCTGAATGTCAATGAAGAGGCATCGTCTAATGAATTGATATGGGATAAAGGAGGTAATTATCCAGGGAATGATGATGTTCAAATTACTAAATTTGGAATCTCAAATACGGGAATGAGCAGCAATCAGATTTCAATCGACTTCCCTGTTCAATTCAGCATCAACTATCGACTGAACCATTCGGGGATGCGTTTGTCTAGTGGGATCGTCTTAAGCAATATGAATGGAGAAATTGTACTTACGTCTGCAAATAGACATTCCGCATCAATTGCAGAGGATAAGTACTTCAATATTCCATTGGAAACAGGGGACTATAAAGCGACCTGTAACATTCCAGCTAACTTGCTCAATGCAAATCAGTATTATGCAATTGCCAGGATTTATCAGGACATTTCAAATGTCATTGCAGAAACTCCCCCAATTTCATTCAAAGTCACTGATTCCGGTTCCATGCGGAAAGAGTTCTTAGGTGAGTGGGCTGGAATCATTCGGCCAAGGTTAGACTGGAAAACCAGGGTCGTTTGTTGA
- a CDS encoding 2OG-Fe(II) oxygenase codes for MIQYYQKQGQDFQNYAAKNKEIYTHNKPFPHIVIDNYFSEEVLDSLLEEFPGPESNVWHSSNQESVQIKLRSNWENNAQVPKHTYEMINFLNSGDVLRSLSELTGIEGLIADPYLTGGGLNCILPGGQLAVHADGNWHDLMKVHRRVNLILFLNKKWQTEWNGQLEFWDEKLENCEKKIDPIFNRIVVFTTHDYTFHGHPAPLMCPPGESRKSLIMYYYTSYPRPPEQTSSSGVHRAEWKITHDGGEYKPLG; via the coding sequence ATGATTCAATATTATCAAAAGCAGGGGCAAGACTTTCAGAATTATGCGGCAAAAAATAAAGAGATATATACGCATAACAAGCCTTTTCCACATATTGTGATTGACAATTATTTTTCAGAAGAAGTACTGGATTCCTTACTCGAAGAATTTCCTGGTCCCGAATCGAACGTGTGGCATTCGTCAAATCAGGAAAGTGTTCAGATTAAGCTGAGATCGAATTGGGAGAATAATGCACAGGTACCCAAACATACTTATGAAATGATTAATTTTCTGAACTCGGGAGATGTCTTGCGAAGTTTGTCAGAATTGACAGGTATAGAAGGGTTAATCGCCGATCCATATCTTACTGGAGGGGGATTAAATTGTATTTTGCCTGGAGGACAATTAGCAGTTCATGCTGACGGAAACTGGCATGATTTGATGAAGGTCCATCGTAGAGTTAATTTGATATTGTTCCTGAATAAGAAATGGCAAACAGAATGGAATGGTCAACTCGAATTCTGGGATGAAAAACTTGAAAACTGCGAAAAAAAAATCGATCCAATATTTAATAGAATTGTTGTGTTCACAACGCATGACTATACATTTCATGGACATCCAGCTCCATTAATGTGCCCGCCAGGAGAAAGTAGGAAGTCGCTTATTATGTATTACTATACAAGTTATCCACGTCCCCCGGAGCAAACATCAAGTAGTGGTGTGCACCGAGCAGAATGGAAAATTACACATGATGGGGGCGAGTATAAGCCGCTTGGATAA
- a CDS encoding dTDP-4-dehydrorhamnose reductase family protein: protein MKILIIGSTGMLGHALVRKWHRKYDLAVTTRLCKEEALQLLNVPEDNVEIYDYIDVNEIDRIEEIVSQVLPKNVINCVGIVKQDDLSSKAIPSIRINSLFPHLLYSICEKYNSRLIQISTDCVFSGSKKRPYAELDIPDPIDLYGRSKLLGEIQERGLTLRTSIIGKELIHKRGLLEWFFLQEGQTVKGYKNALFSGFTTTEFANVLSLIIDKYYDMNGVWHVSSNPISKYELLVLINRIFQLNVTVESDAEYFCDRRLCSDKFQKATRYIPPGWNEMLQVIKDEIDK from the coding sequence GTGAAAATATTAATTATCGGTTCAACGGGAATGCTAGGGCATGCTCTGGTGCGTAAATGGCATCGGAAATATGATTTGGCCGTGACGACGCGTCTGTGTAAAGAGGAAGCCTTGCAACTGCTGAATGTTCCTGAGGATAATGTAGAAATATATGATTATATAGATGTTAATGAAATCGATCGGATTGAGGAAATAGTGAGTCAAGTACTCCCCAAAAATGTGATCAACTGTGTGGGAATTGTAAAGCAAGATGATCTGTCGTCAAAAGCCATACCATCAATACGAATCAACTCACTCTTTCCTCATTTACTCTATTCGATCTGTGAAAAGTATAACTCTCGATTAATTCAAATCAGTACAGACTGTGTATTTTCTGGTAGTAAGAAACGTCCCTATGCTGAGCTAGATATTCCTGATCCGATTGATTTGTATGGTCGCAGCAAGTTACTAGGAGAAATTCAAGAACGTGGCTTGACCCTGAGGACGTCAATAATTGGTAAGGAGCTAATACATAAACGTGGTTTGCTTGAGTGGTTTTTTTTGCAGGAGGGGCAAACTGTCAAAGGATACAAGAATGCCTTGTTTAGTGGTTTTACTACCACCGAATTTGCTAATGTGTTATCGCTAATTATAGATAAATATTATGATATGAATGGGGTGTGGCATGTTTCGTCGAATCCCATTTCAAAGTATGAGCTCTTAGTGCTAATTAATCGGATATTTCAATTGAACGTGACTGTGGAGTCCGATGCGGAATATTTCTGTGACCGTAGACTTTGCAGCGATAAGTTTCAAAAGGCAACTCGTTACATCCCCCCTGGTTGGAATGAGATGCTTCAAGTCATAAAAGACGAAATAGATAAGTAG
- a CDS encoding polysaccharide biosynthesis protein: protein MLTERRVLITGGTGSLGKTLVKRILTGELGRPEKITVFSRDEAKQHDMRNELSERHAATDEVVFDDYKNLIDFRIGDIRDYESVCSAIRRCDVIFNAAAMKQVPTCEYVPGEAVLTNVMGANNIVRAISNLNLKVEIVVGISTDKACKPVNVMGMTKSIQERIFITGNLECKNTRFVNVRYGNVLASRGSVIPFFHQQILKGRAVTVTSREMTRFLLNLNSAVDVIIEAVQSGRPGETIIPIVPSARMIDLAEALIGDRKNPIEITGVRPGEKIHEILISEEEAHRTYRRNEYYAIKPMLPDLTSNPEVLLNDISKEYSSADSPMSKDQLVKLLTENCLLVDQSRPPELEMLQ, encoded by the coding sequence ATGCTAACTGAAAGAAGAGTATTAATTACTGGGGGGACAGGATCGCTTGGAAAGACGTTGGTCAAGCGGATTTTGACTGGTGAGTTGGGGCGTCCAGAAAAAATTACTGTTTTCTCGAGAGATGAAGCAAAACAGCATGACATGCGAAATGAATTGTCAGAGCGACACGCAGCCACGGATGAGGTTGTCTTCGATGATTATAAAAATCTAATTGATTTTCGTATTGGAGATATACGTGATTATGAATCCGTTTGTAGTGCTATTCGCAGATGTGATGTAATTTTTAATGCTGCTGCGATGAAGCAGGTTCCAACATGCGAGTATGTACCAGGTGAAGCAGTTCTGACAAATGTCATGGGAGCGAATAATATTGTCCGGGCAATCAGCAATCTGAATTTGAAAGTAGAGATCGTTGTTGGCATTTCAACAGATAAAGCTTGTAAGCCTGTCAATGTGATGGGGATGACAAAATCAATTCAAGAGCGAATATTTATCACTGGGAATTTGGAGTGCAAAAATACTAGATTCGTTAACGTTCGCTATGGAAATGTATTGGCCTCGCGTGGATCGGTAATACCATTTTTTCATCAACAAATTCTTAAAGGGCGTGCAGTTACGGTCACAAGCAGGGAAATGACCCGCTTTCTATTAAATTTGAATTCTGCTGTGGATGTTATCATTGAAGCTGTGCAATCTGGCAGGCCCGGCGAAACTATTATTCCGATCGTTCCGTCTGCAAGAATGATTGATTTAGCAGAGGCGTTAATTGGAGATCGAAAGAATCCTATCGAAATAACTGGTGTCAGGCCTGGTGAAAAAATTCATGAAATTCTTATTTCAGAAGAAGAGGCCCATCGGACCTACCGTCGTAATGAATACTATGCAATAAAGCCGATGTTGCCAGATTTGACCAGTAACCCTGAAGTCTTATTGAATGATATATCGAAAGAATATAGTTCGGCAGATAGTCCTATGTCAAAAGATCAGCTGGTCAAACTCCTTACTGAAAATTGTCTGTTGGTCGATCAGTCGCGCCCACCAGAATTGGAAATGCTTCAATGA
- the wecB gene encoding non-hydrolyzing UDP-N-acetylglucosamine 2-epimerase: MKVVTILGTRPEIIRLSCIIPQLDEFCDHTIIHTGQNYDHKLNEIFFDELGVRKPDYILDSRGTFDEQFATIIVECARILREIMPDRVLILGDTNSGMSAIAAKKLGIPVYHMEAGNRCHDDRVPEEVNRKIIDASSDVLLPYTGRSRDNLIYEGVPLNKIHVTGNPIYEVLEKNEQRIGKSDILSKLGLNTGDYIIVTCHRSENVDNWARFETILSSIRSVSRIYNKKVIISTHPRMRSRLGSTEEVVSSEIQFHEPFGFFDFGSLLRNSFCALTDSGTVQEECAIKNVPCVILRDSTERPELIELGCGILSSCIEQNIINAISIVTSHQEESASVPEEYLRSNVSSIVSKIILGYSP, from the coding sequence ATGAAAGTTGTTACGATTCTTGGGACAAGGCCTGAAATCATCCGACTGAGTTGTATAATTCCTCAGCTGGATGAATTTTGCGATCATACGATAATACACACGGGCCAGAATTACGACCACAAGTTGAATGAGATATTCTTTGACGAATTGGGGGTTCGTAAGCCAGATTACATCTTGGATTCAAGAGGTACGTTTGATGAGCAATTTGCCACTATAATTGTTGAATGCGCACGGATTCTTCGGGAGATCATGCCTGATCGTGTGCTAATCCTAGGTGATACAAATAGTGGCATGAGTGCAATCGCTGCAAAAAAACTAGGGATTCCAGTCTACCATATGGAGGCAGGAAATCGATGCCATGATGATCGGGTCCCAGAGGAAGTCAATCGCAAGATAATCGATGCGTCAAGTGATGTGCTCCTTCCTTATACAGGGAGAAGTCGAGATAATCTCATCTATGAAGGGGTGCCATTAAATAAAATTCATGTGACTGGAAATCCCATTTATGAAGTGCTCGAAAAAAATGAACAACGTATTGGCAAATCAGATATTCTCTCTAAGTTAGGGTTGAATACTGGAGACTATATAATTGTAACATGCCATCGTTCAGAAAATGTTGATAACTGGGCAAGATTCGAGACGATATTGTCCTCCATTAGGTCTGTTTCGCGGATTTATAATAAGAAAGTTATTATCAGTACGCATCCACGGATGCGCTCAAGGCTTGGTTCGACCGAGGAAGTGGTGAGTTCAGAGATTCAATTTCATGAACCGTTCGGATTTTTTGATTTTGGATCGCTACTCCGTAATTCCTTCTGTGCGTTGACTGATAGTGGCACTGTACAAGAGGAATGTGCAATTAAAAATGTACCGTGTGTAATACTTCGCGATAGTACTGAGCGGCCGGAGCTAATTGAATTAGGGTGCGGTATTCTTTCGAGTTGTATAGAACAAAATATCATCAATGCAATCTCGATAGTGACTTCTCATCAGGAAGAATCTGCTTCGGTGCCGGAGGAATACCTGAGGAGTAATGTCTCGTCGATTGTATCAAAAATTATATTAGGGTATTCACCTTAA
- a CDS encoding glycosyltransferase family 4 protein — MPNVRAVVLPDFKYGRMLTMYLRYVTWNSSTVIHARHFNIDALKGLRVRMDGRLRILYELEGDIVSEVEFLRENPNPYASYEKIMTGNGYLDNQRSIVENCDMLSLVSNGFKAVIEKRYDGLIASDDIVVLPTGGKAYENHKLDKSIRSQIRKEYGFTGKYIVNYTGNVFYTWSQFDRCLEAFLLIKKNIAVNSHFLAMVPEAGHEIARKYFEEYSIAREDYTLIEVDSKKLKDMLLASDIGLLLRPEHISMLCGSPGKFCDYVSSGLPVLMNTYAGDYSGMVLRDGLFPLVQDVNSDSDILECVNLLYKYSWEQRLGIVEWAEQKIMTRVYADEYVSVLSKLAISTNNSLA, encoded by the coding sequence TTGCCTAATGTGCGTGCGGTTGTTCTTCCCGATTTTAAATATGGAAGAATGTTAACTATGTATCTTCGCTATGTGACATGGAATAGTTCAACAGTCATTCATGCTCGTCATTTTAATATAGATGCATTGAAGGGGCTTCGGGTTCGGATGGATGGTCGATTGAGGATATTGTATGAGCTTGAGGGCGATATTGTATCCGAGGTTGAATTTCTTCGAGAAAACCCTAATCCTTACGCAAGCTACGAGAAGATAATGACTGGGAATGGATATCTGGATAATCAGAGGTCGATTGTTGAAAACTGTGATATGTTGTCATTAGTGTCGAATGGTTTTAAGGCTGTAATAGAAAAGAGATATGACGGATTGATTGCATCGGATGATATTGTAGTACTGCCGACTGGTGGCAAGGCATATGAGAATCATAAGTTGGATAAGTCAATTCGTAGTCAGATACGCAAGGAATATGGATTCACTGGTAAGTACATCGTGAATTACACGGGGAATGTCTTTTATACGTGGTCGCAGTTCGACAGGTGCCTTGAGGCATTTCTTTTGATTAAAAAAAATATTGCTGTGAACTCTCATTTTCTGGCAATGGTTCCAGAAGCAGGTCATGAAATTGCGAGAAAGTATTTTGAAGAGTACTCTATTGCGCGTGAAGATTATACTTTGATTGAAGTTGACAGTAAGAAGTTGAAAGATATGCTTTTGGCTTCAGATATTGGCCTGCTCCTAAGGCCAGAGCATATTAGTATGCTTTGCGGTTCACCGGGAAAGTTCTGTGATTATGTTTCTTCTGGATTGCCTGTGTTAATGAATACCTATGCTGGAGATTACTCTGGTATGGTTCTGAGAGATGGATTGTTCCCCTTAGTGCAAGATGTGAATAGTGACTCAGATATCCTGGAGTGTGTCAATTTATTGTATAAATATTCCTGGGAGCAGAGGTTAGGGATTGTTGAGTGGGCCGAACAAAAAATCATGACAAGGGTTTATGCTGACGAGTATGTATCGGTTCTGTCTAAACTGGCAATAAGTACAAATAATTCTTTGGCTTAG
- a CDS encoding glycosyltransferase family 4 protein: MKYAFVFYDHLGNHSGPIVNMYRLLPELVRRGHQVTALILYSGDYSPAEEHLSSVGVVCKTRSRIGQTQSEVSWILKQFNIVQPSIIVSNLVPSAYYASRWAKQCGMITLATVRSDHPFHRAIVEQFCSLQNVWQLSGVVCVSRILLDQISEILPEKYPRCVIPSGVPVPDVTIAGHTQFRLVYLGRMEEEAKRISLVMESFKAVVKVFPDVRCQLIGGGRYADDVKNYIKNENLEKRIEYTGAVDQSLISDSLKGASAIILLSEYEGLPGALMDGMACGLVPIVSDIPGGVSELIQHEVNGLIVEPTPDSVVAAVMRLKSESGLWERLSVSARNTILEKFSLQAAADRWEQFAEELVSAQGDKPKKRIRIPFWFNLPPVHPAMAVEDRRYPPFREWISPWYRRIFPRQP, translated from the coding sequence ATGAAGTATGCATTTGTTTTTTATGACCATCTTGGAAATCATTCCGGGCCGATAGTGAATATGTATCGTTTGCTCCCGGAATTGGTCCGAAGAGGTCATCAAGTGACCGCGTTAATACTTTACAGTGGCGATTATTCTCCTGCAGAAGAACATTTAAGTAGTGTTGGTGTCGTTTGCAAAACACGATCCAGAATTGGGCAAACGCAATCAGAAGTTAGCTGGATTCTTAAGCAATTCAATATCGTTCAACCATCGATAATTGTTTCCAATTTGGTTCCATCGGCCTATTATGCGTCCCGATGGGCAAAGCAATGTGGAATGATTACCCTCGCAACAGTCCGTTCGGATCATCCCTTTCACAGGGCGATAGTTGAGCAATTCTGTTCATTACAAAATGTTTGGCAGCTATCTGGAGTCGTCTGTGTCAGCAGAATTCTTTTGGATCAAATTTCAGAGATTCTGCCTGAAAAATACCCGAGATGCGTAATTCCGTCCGGCGTTCCTGTACCTGATGTGACTATTGCTGGGCATACTCAATTTCGATTAGTTTATCTCGGTCGTATGGAAGAAGAAGCCAAACGGATATCACTTGTTATGGAGTCGTTCAAGGCTGTCGTAAAAGTATTTCCAGATGTTAGGTGTCAATTGATTGGAGGCGGAAGGTATGCAGATGATGTCAAGAATTATATTAAAAATGAAAATCTGGAAAAACGCATAGAATATACTGGTGCTGTTGATCAGTCTTTAATCTCGGATTCATTAAAGGGAGCCTCTGCAATAATACTCCTCTCCGAATACGAAGGGCTTCCTGGAGCGTTAATGGATGGTATGGCTTGTGGTCTGGTACCGATCGTAAGTGATATTCCGGGAGGAGTTTCCGAACTTATTCAACATGAAGTAAATGGATTGATTGTTGAACCGACACCAGATTCGGTTGTTGCCGCTGTTATGCGGCTAAAGTCTGAGTCTGGCTTATGGGAGCGGCTTTCTGTGAGTGCGCGCAATACGATTCTAGAGAAATTTTCTCTGCAGGCAGCAGCGGATCGCTGGGAACAATTTGCTGAAGAATTAGTATCAGCACAAGGTGATAAACCCAAAAAGCGAATTCGAATACCATTCTGGTTCAATCTACCACCAGTCCATCCAGCGATGGCTGTAGAGGATCGACGATATCCTCCATTTCGTGAGTGGATTTCTCCCTGGTATCGGAGAATATTTCCACGACAGCCATGA
- a CDS encoding protein kinase domain-containing protein: MRVNPHILSRFNQEKQTLAQLVNPEIAQVFDAGTTPSGDPFFIMELCNGLPITQYCNVRRLPISDRLKLVTRICHALHHAHGKGIIHRDLKPDNILVADGDMQPVIKIIDFGIAKILDEETADSLIKTCDGEVIGTPAYMSPEQALAQPIDSRTDVFAIGATLYQLITDTTPVDYKHYKPSSLIVALKLAASLEPERPRLRIRKFSRDQQLQIANQLKLSPSQLLHLPADLDWIILRSIQPDRRERYANAYDFADDLERYLEMKPVKAVAPALSYRLKKFVRRNSTAVIASTLVCLTILLAGGTIGYMKLQEIQVESARISRIAEAVDTLHIKANSHMEDAGQDRKNIHDHLLSAQSDLEQAQDLLIETPELTELIALNNQALKRNGQSQRAMQLVNEIDRARNQPISMETENINSGMSISTHTINQFKDLFAEFGIHPDKTSPAKAAEILSNAPLCLHPDIVEALECWMNESPVGPGIYLQLNPAQCTVANFIPLGNAESSGLLSKGDELVEILAEDGSWQSFRGLSPTEAYRLINRPPGSIIQLKVRPLNQAEQMISLTCGGEISKWLGDTLQNFNPHPWAQQLREAVRNYDLQTLIKLANDSNLSTQRASSLILLSGSLFSLDQRDHAIRCLKIAQRSNPHEFWVNHYLGIALNCCHPNQASQEAIRYLTTAVALRPDSAIPRYNLGYILEKTGELLTALEFYQIALEIDPSHQLSLQRIHNLQGRINTETKSVDETDTDSQRDSNLQIPIQAEFDIPPYEQTARELASRGEFNRAMEILNDIRTHTPHDPRIDRTEGVVLLAQGKYAEAQQLLRETANCYPADAATRFYLGMSCHYLGLIPEAIQEYQAALQIRPDYEAVKTYLDPLLQ, encoded by the coding sequence ATGCGGGTTAATCCGCATATCCTCAGTCGATTCAATCAGGAAAAACAAACGCTGGCTCAACTGGTGAATCCGGAAATTGCTCAGGTGTTCGATGCAGGCACGACGCCTTCCGGCGATCCGTTTTTCATCATGGAACTCTGCAACGGATTACCCATCACTCAGTACTGTAATGTACGCCGACTTCCTATTTCTGATCGTCTGAAACTGGTGACTCGCATTTGTCATGCTTTGCATCATGCACATGGCAAGGGAATCATCCATCGTGATCTCAAACCGGACAACATTCTTGTCGCAGACGGCGACATGCAACCGGTGATCAAGATTATCGATTTCGGAATTGCTAAAATTCTGGACGAAGAGACAGCTGACTCTCTGATAAAAACCTGTGATGGAGAAGTGATCGGCACTCCTGCCTACATGAGCCCCGAACAGGCCCTGGCCCAACCGATCGATTCCCGTACGGATGTGTTTGCAATTGGTGCAACTCTCTATCAATTGATCACTGACACGACTCCTGTCGACTACAAACATTACAAACCATCCAGTTTAATTGTTGCACTCAAGCTCGCAGCATCACTCGAACCGGAACGCCCTCGATTGAGGATTCGCAAGTTCAGTCGAGACCAGCAATTGCAGATCGCAAATCAGTTAAAACTCAGTCCTTCTCAACTGCTGCATTTACCGGCTGATTTGGATTGGATCATCCTTCGGTCAATTCAACCCGATCGTCGCGAACGATATGCCAACGCGTACGACTTTGCTGATGACCTGGAACGTTATCTTGAGATGAAGCCCGTCAAAGCTGTGGCTCCTGCATTGTCTTATCGGCTAAAAAAGTTCGTTCGCAGAAACTCCACAGCAGTTATTGCCTCCACACTCGTCTGCCTGACAATCCTATTGGCAGGCGGAACCATCGGCTATATGAAACTGCAGGAAATCCAAGTCGAATCCGCCCGCATTTCACGAATTGCAGAAGCCGTCGATACGTTGCACATCAAAGCCAACTCTCACATGGAAGATGCCGGGCAGGACCGCAAAAACATTCACGATCATTTACTGAGTGCTCAATCGGATCTCGAACAGGCTCAGGATCTGCTGATCGAAACACCTGAGTTGACCGAACTCATCGCTCTAAATAATCAGGCCTTAAAAAGAAATGGTCAATCCCAACGGGCCATGCAACTGGTCAATGAAATTGATCGTGCCCGCAACCAGCCGATTTCGATGGAGACGGAAAACATTAACTCCGGAATGAGCATTTCGACTCATACGATTAACCAATTTAAAGATCTATTTGCTGAATTCGGAATCCATCCTGACAAAACTTCACCAGCAAAAGCAGCTGAAATTCTCTCCAATGCACCATTATGTCTACATCCGGATATCGTCGAAGCATTGGAATGCTGGATGAACGAATCCCCTGTCGGACCGGGGATTTATCTTCAACTCAATCCCGCACAATGCACAGTTGCGAATTTTATTCCTCTTGGAAATGCAGAATCAAGCGGCCTTCTCAGCAAAGGAGACGAACTCGTTGAGATCCTTGCCGAAGATGGAAGCTGGCAATCATTTCGTGGATTATCTCCTACAGAAGCATATCGACTTATCAACCGCCCTCCTGGTTCAATCATTCAGTTGAAAGTTCGGCCTCTCAATCAAGCCGAGCAAATGATTTCTTTAACATGCGGCGGCGAAATCTCAAAATGGCTGGGAGATACTCTGCAGAATTTTAATCCCCACCCATGGGCTCAACAACTTCGAGAAGCAGTCCGAAACTATGATTTGCAGACATTAATTAAGCTGGCAAATGATTCAAATTTGAGCACACAAAGAGCTTCCAGCTTGATTCTCCTGAGTGGTTCCCTATTTTCACTCGATCAACGGGACCACGCCATTCGTTGCCTGAAGATTGCCCAGCGATCCAATCCGCACGAATTCTGGGTCAATCATTATCTGGGTATTGCACTGAACTGCTGCCACCCCAATCAGGCCAGCCAGGAAGCCATTCGTTATCTAACAACAGCTGTTGCACTTCGCCCCGACTCTGCAATACCACGCTACAATCTAGGTTACATTCTCGAAAAGACAGGTGAACTCTTAACAGCGCTTGAATTCTATCAAATTGCCTTGGAAATCGACCCCAGCCACCAGCTCTCATTACAACGTATTCATAATCTGCAAGGCAGAATTAATACTGAAACAAAATCAGTTGATGAAACAGATACGGATTCTCAGAGAGACTCCAATCTACAGATCCCAATTCAAGCCGAGTTCGACATACCACCCTACGAGCAGACAGCCCGCGAGTTGGCCAGCCGTGGCGAGTTTAATAGAGCGATGGAAATTCTGAACGATATCCGAACCCATACTCCTCATGACCCAAGAATCGATCGGACTGAAGGAGTCGTACTACTCGCTCAAGGGAAGTATGCAGAAGCTCAGCAATTACTTCGTGAAACAGCGAATTGTTATCCAGCTGACGCAGCCACCCGCTTTTATCTCGGCATGTCCTGTCACTACCTCGGCTTAATCCCAGAAGCAATTCAAGAGTATCAAGCCGCCCTGCAAATCCGCCCTGATTATGAAGCGGTGAAAACATATCTTGATCCCCTGCTTCAATAA